The following coding sequences are from one Devosia yakushimensis window:
- a CDS encoding tripartite tricarboxylate transporter permease: MDAFLLALGLVFNVETLLVITASAIFGLFVGALPGLTATMATALLVPVTFYMAPIPAIAAIISCTAMAITAGDLPGTLLRIPGTPASAAYVEDSYRMAQKGQAGLAIGIGVIGSVLGGLFGFVFLMLTAPALAKFALGFSSFEYFWLAVLGLSCAALISSGGMAKGALSLLLGLFIAQVGLDPLMGSQRFTFGLTELSGGISFIPAMIGMFALAEIMRAGRTGAPAVVQDNGRNPFKGTLKVLWKYRKNQIRGSVVGSLLGALPGVGGDLAAWVTYSLAKRTSKTPELFGKGHPEGLVEAGATNNAALSASWIPAMVFGIPGDAVTAIAVGVLVMKGLDPGPQLLTVHPENFYAVMLVFVIANILMLPLGYVAARTARWIFEVPRALLNAAILLFCIVGSFSINNTMFGVGIMLVLGIVAYVLESRRFAIAPIILGIVLGPLVETNFTTSMIITSGNFVGFFGRPIAAVLGAATVLIWGFAIFGTVRRMMIDRAERKTLTLHVADHA; the protein is encoded by the coding sequence ATGGACGCGTTTCTTCTGGCGCTTGGCCTCGTCTTCAATGTCGAGACCCTGCTTGTCATCACCGCCTCGGCCATTTTCGGCCTGTTTGTCGGCGCCTTGCCGGGCCTGACGGCCACTATGGCGACCGCATTGCTGGTGCCGGTCACCTTCTATATGGCGCCGATCCCCGCCATTGCGGCGATTATTTCCTGCACGGCCATGGCCATTACCGCGGGCGATCTGCCGGGCACGCTGCTGCGCATTCCGGGCACGCCCGCTTCGGCCGCCTATGTCGAGGATTCCTATCGCATGGCCCAGAAAGGGCAGGCGGGACTGGCCATTGGCATCGGCGTGATCGGCTCGGTACTGGGCGGGCTGTTCGGCTTTGTCTTTCTGATGCTGACGGCGCCGGCATTGGCGAAATTCGCGCTGGGCTTTTCCAGCTTTGAATATTTCTGGCTGGCCGTGCTCGGCCTCAGCTGTGCCGCGCTGATCTCCTCGGGCGGCATGGCCAAGGGCGCATTGTCGCTGCTGCTCGGCCTGTTCATCGCCCAGGTGGGCCTTGATCCGCTGATGGGCTCGCAGCGCTTCACCTTCGGGCTGACCGAATTGTCCGGCGGCATCAGCTTCATTCCGGCCATGATCGGCATGTTTGCTTTGGCCGAGATCATGCGGGCAGGCCGCACCGGCGCGCCGGCCGTGGTGCAGGACAATGGGCGCAACCCGTTCAAGGGGACGCTCAAGGTTCTGTGGAAATACCGCAAGAACCAGATCCGCGGCTCGGTTGTCGGCAGCCTGCTCGGTGCCTTGCCGGGCGTTGGTGGCGACTTGGCCGCCTGGGTCACCTATTCCCTGGCCAAGCGCACCTCCAAAACCCCCGAACTCTTTGGCAAGGGACATCCCGAGGGCCTGGTCGAGGCCGGCGCCACCAACAATGCTGCGCTGAGTGCATCGTGGATTCCGGCCATGGTGTTCGGCATTCCCGGCGACGCCGTCACCGCGATTGCCGTCGGCGTGCTGGTGATGAAGGGGCTCGACCCCGGTCCGCAATTGCTGACCGTGCATCCCGAAAACTTCTATGCCGTGATGCTGGTCTTCGTCATCGCCAACATCCTCATGCTACCGCTCGGCTATGTCGCTGCCCGCACCGCACGCTGGATATTCGAGGTGCCGCGTGCCCTGCTCAACGCGGCAATCCTGCTGTTCTGCATCGTTGGCTCGTTCTCGATCAACAATACCATGTTCGGCGTCGGCATCATGCTGGTGCTCGGTATTGTGGCCTATGTGCTGGAGTCCCGCCGCTTTGCCATCGCCCCGATCATCCTGGGCATCGTGCTGGGGCCATTGGTGGAAACCAACTTCACCACCTCGATGATCATCACCAGCGGCAATTTCGTCGGCTTCTTCGGCCGCCCGATCGCGGCGGTGCTGGGCGCAGCCACCGTCCTCATCTGGGGATTTGCCATTTTCGGCACCGTAAGACGCATGATGATCGACCGAGCGGAACGCAAAACATTAACGCTGCATGTGGCCGATCATGCATAA
- a CDS encoding tripartite tricarboxylate transporter TctB family protein, whose amino-acid sequence MKTRNYQDIALGGIFAAGGLLILSQALTIHSMPGLPVGPGLFPTLTGAAMAFFGAVLAVQGWLTAPDEDVPLLPEEGSGETAILYAPPKFFSPFVLGILGSTLASIVLMPVLGFLVTGLLFTFAVVLLSGGKLRAALIFSPIATGVIYAVFAYGFRVPLPRGLVG is encoded by the coding sequence TTGAAAACAAGAAACTATCAGGACATAGCCCTGGGCGGGATTTTCGCCGCAGGCGGTCTGCTCATCCTGAGCCAGGCCCTGACCATTCACTCCATGCCGGGACTGCCCGTCGGGCCAGGCCTGTTCCCGACCCTGACCGGCGCCGCCATGGCATTTTTCGGCGCCGTCCTGGCGGTGCAGGGCTGGTTGACGGCGCCGGATGAGGACGTTCCCCTGCTGCCGGAGGAAGGCTCGGGGGAAACGGCAATTCTCTATGCGCCGCCCAAATTCTTCAGCCCCTTTGTTCTGGGTATTCTGGGCTCGACGCTGGCCAGCATTGTGCTGATGCCGGTGCTCGGCTTTCTCGTTACGGGCCTGCTGTTCACCTTCGCGGTGGTGCTGCTGAGCGGGGGCAAGTTGCGGGCTGCCCTGATTTTCAGCCCCATCGCCACCGGCGTGATCTATGCCGTTTTCGCCTATGGCTTTCGGGTGCCGCTGCCCCGTGGATTGGTGGGTTAG
- a CDS encoding Bug family tripartite tricarboxylate transporter substrate binding protein has protein sequence MKVVKTLALAFAATIMVAGSAMAQYPDRPIELIIPWSAGGGTDATGRIIATMLEAKLGQPITINNRTGGGGIVGHEAIKAANPDGYTLGIITTELSMYKAVGSADMTYEDFTLIGLFNADPSAVFVRADSPYQTMQDLAAAVKADPQAVKASGANFGGLNHLSWVSLVQLLGAPADKAFWVPTDGATPSLQLLAAGAIDVAVSQFPEAQSLVDAGEIRPLGFLGNDVNPKQPDVPPITKALGLEFSIAGWRGLGGPKGMPEDVVAKLAVALDEIVNSAEFAAFMDGRNYGVVWEGGPHFEAYLKRRGEAFAAAISTAGITAQ, from the coding sequence ATGAAAGTCGTTAAGACGCTCGCGCTCGCTTTCGCCGCGACGATCATGGTGGCCGGTTCGGCCATGGCGCAATATCCGGATCGGCCGATCGAGCTGATCATTCCGTGGTCCGCCGGCGGCGGCACCGATGCGACCGGGCGCATCATCGCCACCATGCTGGAAGCCAAGCTGGGCCAGCCCATCACCATCAATAACCGTACTGGCGGCGGCGGCATTGTCGGGCATGAGGCCATCAAGGCGGCCAATCCCGATGGCTATACGCTGGGGATCATCACCACCGAATTGTCCATGTATAAAGCGGTCGGCTCGGCCGATATGACCTACGAGGATTTCACCCTGATCGGCCTGTTCAATGCGGACCCTTCGGCGGTATTCGTGCGCGCTGACTCGCCCTATCAGACCATGCAGGATCTGGCCGCAGCCGTGAAAGCCGATCCGCAGGCGGTCAAGGCCAGCGGCGCCAATTTCGGCGGACTCAATCACCTGTCATGGGTGAGCTTGGTGCAATTGCTCGGCGCTCCGGCCGACAAGGCCTTCTGGGTGCCCACCGATGGGGCGACCCCGTCGCTGCAATTGCTGGCGGCGGGCGCCATCGACGTTGCCGTCTCCCAATTCCCCGAAGCCCAGTCGCTGGTCGATGCCGGCGAAATCCGGCCGCTCGGGTTCCTGGGCAATGACGTCAATCCCAAGCAGCCCGACGTGCCCCCGATCACCAAAGCGCTCGGCCTCGAATTCTCGATTGCCGGCTGGCGCGGCCTGGGCGGACCCAAGGGCATGCCCGAGGATGTCGTCGCCAAGCTTGCCGTTGCGCTGGACGAGATCGTCAACAGCGCCGAATTCGCCGCCTTCATGGATGGCCGCAATTACGGCGTGGTCTGGGAAGGCGGCCCCCATTTCGAAGCCTATCTCAAACGGCGTGGCGAGGCCTTTGCCGCCGCTATCTCGACGGCCGGCATCACCGCTCAATAA
- a CDS encoding dihydrodipicolinate synthase family protein has product MSNPIAQSVRQTLTGILPPLSMPFDEKGNLVKGALKAQVDFMIESGVRAVVVGGSTGEGHTLSTSEFVEAMTEAYEATAGRVPFVAGLIVQSTREAIDRVKALGDMKIAALQVTPVHYLFKPGLEATIEHFRAIYEETKVPVLIYNVIPWNYLSVDDMLAIMEAVPGVVGMKQSSGDVKSVSDLVLRAKPENVILTGIDALLYPSFALGAHGAISALTCAVPGVTVKLYNAVQAKDYETARDIHFRLNALWNAMRHDNLPACVKYVQHRQGLPLFHPRAPMERVSEAQKQQIDAALGPVLELVDVRARSAA; this is encoded by the coding sequence ATGTCGAACCCAATTGCCCAGTCGGTGCGCCAGACGCTCACCGGCATCCTGCCCCCGCTGTCGATGCCGTTCGACGAAAAGGGCAATCTGGTGAAGGGCGCGCTCAAGGCGCAGGTCGATTTCATGATCGAGTCGGGCGTGCGCGCCGTGGTTGTCGGTGGCTCGACCGGCGAGGGCCACACGCTCTCGACCAGCGAATTCGTCGAAGCCATGACCGAAGCCTATGAGGCCACTGCCGGCCGCGTGCCGTTCGTGGCCGGGCTGATCGTGCAATCGACGCGCGAAGCCATCGACCGCGTCAAGGCGCTGGGCGATATGAAGATCGCCGCGCTTCAGGTCACCCCGGTCCATTACCTGTTCAAGCCAGGCCTCGAAGCCACGATCGAGCACTTCCGCGCCATCTATGAAGAGACCAAGGTTCCGGTCCTGATCTATAACGTCATTCCCTGGAACTATCTCAGCGTCGATGACATGCTGGCCATCATGGAAGCGGTGCCCGGCGTTGTGGGCATGAAGCAGTCCTCGGGCGACGTGAAATCGGTGTCTGACCTGGTGCTGCGCGCCAAGCCGGAAAACGTCATCCTGACCGGCATTGATGCCCTGCTCTATCCCAGCTTTGCCCTGGGTGCCCATGGCGCCATCAGCGCGCTGACCTGCGCCGTGCCCGGCGTGACGGTCAAACTCTACAATGCCGTGCAGGCCAAGGACTACGAGACCGCCAGGGACATCCACTTCCGCCTCAATGCGTTGTGGAATGCCATGCGCCATGACAACCTGCCGGCCTGTGTCAAATATGTGCAGCATCGCCAGGGCCTGCCGCTGTTCCACCCCCGCGCCCCGATGGAGCGCGTCAGCGAGGCCCAGAAGCAGCAAATCGACGCCGCGCTCGGCCCGGTGCTCGAACTTGTCGACGTGCGCGCCCGCTCGGCCGCCTAA
- a CDS encoding dihydroxyacetone kinase subunit DhaK, which produces MLDGLCLAHPGLVRIGEDRRAIARATPMAQGKVGLVSGGGSGHLPLFTGYVGEGLLDACAIGNVFEGPTINACQDAIAAANGGAGVLCLFGNYGGDKMNFEMASEFAAMDNVETRTVLGTDDIASASPQEAHKRRGVAGLIYAYKTAGALAAQGGDLDAVAAIAQKTVDRTRTIGVALSSCQIPGAAGPNFTIAHDEIEMGMGIHGEPGIWRKKIRPADELVDEMIAMLLAERPQGTRRVSVLVNSLGSTPFEELFILYRRAARQLHAAGLAVVRPLVGPYVTSMEMGGASISLCFLDEEIEALLAAPADCPFWRVD; this is translated from the coding sequence ATGCTCGATGGCCTGTGCCTGGCCCATCCGGGCCTGGTCCGTATCGGCGAGGATCGCCGCGCCATTGCGCGGGCCACGCCCATGGCCCAGGGCAAGGTTGGCCTGGTCTCGGGTGGTGGCTCGGGCCACCTGCCCCTGTTCACCGGCTATGTCGGCGAGGGCCTGCTCGATGCCTGTGCCATCGGCAATGTCTTTGAGGGCCCCACCATCAATGCCTGCCAGGACGCGATCGCTGCCGCCAATGGCGGGGCGGGCGTGCTGTGCCTCTTTGGCAATTACGGCGGCGACAAGATGAATTTTGAAATGGCGAGCGAATTTGCCGCCATGGACAATGTCGAAACCCGCACCGTGCTCGGCACCGATGACATTGCCAGCGCCAGCCCCCAGGAGGCCCATAAACGCCGCGGCGTGGCCGGCCTGATCTACGCCTACAAAACCGCCGGCGCCCTCGCCGCGCAGGGTGGCGATCTCGACGCCGTAGCCGCCATCGCGCAGAAGACCGTCGATCGCACCCGCACCATTGGCGTCGCCCTGTCCTCCTGCCAGATTCCGGGCGCAGCGGGCCCCAATTTCACCATTGCCCACGACGAGATCGAAATGGGCATGGGCATTCATGGCGAGCCCGGTATCTGGCGCAAGAAGATCCGCCCGGCCGATGAACTGGTCGACGAGATGATCGCCATGCTGCTGGCCGAACGCCCCCAGGGCACGCGCCGCGTATCGGTGCTGGTCAACAGCCTCGGCTCGACCCCGTTCGAGGAATTGTTCATCCTCTACCGCCGCGCCGCCCGGCAGCTGCATGCCGCCGGTCTCGCCGTGGTTCGCCCCCTTGTCGGCCCCTATGTCACTTCCATGGAAATGGGTGGCGCATCGATCAGCCTCTGTTTCCTCGACGAGGAGATCGAAGCCCTGCTGGCCGCTCCGGCCGATTGTCCCTTCTGGCGAGTGGATTGA
- a CDS encoding DAK2 domain-containing protein, protein MAITQETLATALDRAHARMASLTDTLNAADAKLGDGDTGTMLARLIATFAAVDVRSAPDLGAAFMALAKAGAASTGSSLGTLVITAMMTAGKASAGQRSIGWDRLGALLASIRFAAMARGKAELGAKTIIDGLDALASATEGKDDPRAIAIAAGDAMRAVLDQFRPRPCTMGRARIFAEKSIGLDDPGMLALAELVWAIAGQHHAGTTLA, encoded by the coding sequence ATGGCGATCACGCAGGAAACCCTGGCGACGGCCCTCGACCGCGCTCACGCCCGCATGGCGAGCCTGACCGACACGCTCAATGCCGCCGATGCCAAACTTGGCGATGGCGATACCGGCACCATGCTGGCGCGCCTCATAGCCACCTTTGCCGCGGTGGATGTCCGTTCTGCGCCCGACCTTGGCGCGGCCTTCATGGCCCTTGCCAAAGCCGGCGCGGCCTCCACCGGATCGAGCCTGGGCACGCTTGTGATCACCGCAATGATGACGGCGGGCAAGGCCAGTGCCGGCCAGCGATCGATCGGCTGGGACCGGCTGGGCGCCCTGCTCGCCTCCATCCGCTTTGCCGCCATGGCGCGAGGCAAGGCCGAGCTCGGCGCCAAGACCATTATTGACGGGCTCGACGCCCTGGCCAGCGCCACCGAAGGCAAGGACGATCCTCGAGCCATCGCCATCGCCGCTGGCGACGCCATGCGTGCCGTGCTCGACCAATTCCGCCCGCGCCCCTGCACCATGGGCCGCGCCCGCATATTCGCCGAGAAAAGCATTGGCCTCGACGATCCGGGCATGCTGGCCCTGGCAGAACTGGTCTGGGCGATCGCGGGTCAGCATCATGCCGGCACCACGCTTGCTTGA
- a CDS encoding IclR family transcriptional regulator codes for MTDPVDATAAAKPARGDESLKSLTKVSRVLDCFTTSQRSLSLADICARTGYPRSTTHRLLAAMREVGFVEQDRERDFYRLGLRLFELGNVVLANLELHREGRAIVDALHRLTSRPVHLAVFDGLRAVVIQRTEAEPMLSNTMVENSPAYCTSVGKAILAYQPAEIVQRVIDAGLERFTETTITDPTALQAELELTRQRGFAIDNGEHQPGLRCVGAPIRNQSGAIFAGISVSAPSWQLPMAEVDELNKVVIYHANLISQRLGYIR; via the coding sequence ATGACCGATCCTGTTGACGCAACTGCCGCCGCCAAACCGGCGCGGGGCGATGAAAGCCTCAAGTCGCTGACCAAGGTGTCGCGGGTGCTCGATTGCTTCACCACCAGCCAGCGTTCGCTGAGCCTGGCCGATATCTGCGCCCGCACCGGCTATCCGCGCTCCACCACCCATCGCCTGCTGGCGGCCATGCGCGAAGTGGGCTTTGTCGAGCAGGACCGCGAACGCGACTTCTATCGCCTGGGGCTGCGGCTGTTCGAATTGGGCAATGTCGTGCTGGCCAATCTGGAGCTGCATCGCGAGGGCCGCGCCATTGTCGACGCCTTGCATCGCCTGACCAGCCGGCCCGTGCATCTGGCCGTGTTCGACGGTCTGCGCGCAGTGGTCATCCAGCGCACCGAGGCCGAGCCCATGCTGTCCAATACCATGGTCGAGAACTCGCCGGCCTATTGCACCAGCGTCGGCAAGGCCATCCTGGCCTATCAGCCCGCCGAAATCGTGCAGCGCGTCATCGATGCGGGGCTTGAGCGCTTCACCGAAACCACGATCACCGATCCCACCGCATTGCAGGCCGAGCTCGAGCTCACCCGGCAGCGCGGCTTTGCCATCGACAATGGCGAGCACCAGCCGGGCCTGCGCTGCGTCGGGGCGCCGATCCGCAACCAGTCCGGCGCCATTTTCGCCGGCATCAGTGTCAGCGCCCCGTCCTGGCAATTGCCCATGGCCGAGGTGGATGAGCTCAACAAGGTGGTGATCTACCACGCCAACCTCATCTCGCAGCGGCTGGGCTATATACGCTGA